The Panicum virgatum strain AP13 chromosome 5K, P.virgatum_v5, whole genome shotgun sequence genome has a window encoding:
- the LOC120705844 gene encoding phospholipase D alpha 1-like, whose protein sequence is MAQILLHGTLHVTIFEAESLSNPHRASGGAPKFIRKLVEGIEDTVGVGKGTTKIYATIDLEKARVGRTRMISNEPVNPRWYESFHIYCAHLAADVIFTVKIDNPIGASLIGRAYLPVRDLLNEGEIDKSLEICDENREPIGDSKIHVKLQYFDVANDRNWARGVRSTKYPGVPYTFFSQRQGCKVTLYQDAHVPDNFIPKIPLADGKNYEPHRCWEDIFDAISNAQHLIYITGWSVYTEITLVRDTNRPKPGGDVTLGELLKRKASEGVRVLMLVWDDRTSVGLLKRDGLMATHDEETANYFQGSDVNCVLCPRNPDDSGSFVQDLQISTMFTHHQKIVVVDHEMPNQGSQQRRIVSFVGGIDLCDGRYDTQYHSLFRTLDTAHHDDFHQPNFGTASIKKGGPREPWHDIHSRLEGPIAWDVLYNFEQRWRRQGGKDLLVRLRDLSDIIIPPSPVMFPEDRETWNVQLFRSIDGGAAFGFPETPEEAARAGLVSGKDQIIDRSIQDAYIHAIRRAKNFIYIENQYFLGSSYGWKPEGIKPEDIGALHLIPKELSLKIVSKIEAGERFIVYVVVPMWPEGVPESGSVQAILDWQRRTMEMMYTDITQALQAKGIVANPKDYLTFFCLGNREVKQEGEYEPEEQPEPDTDYSRAQEARRFMIYVHTKMMIVDDEYIIIGSANINQRSMDGARDSEIAMGAYQPYHLATRQPARGQIHGFRMALWYEHLGMLDDVFQRPESMECVQKVNKIAEKYWDMYSSDDLEQDLPGHLLSYPIGIDSEGNVTPMPGMEFFPDTRARVLGTKSDYLPPILTT, encoded by the exons ATGGCTCAGATCTTGCTCCACGGCACGCTCCACGTCACCATCTTCGAGGCGGAGTCGCTCTCCAACCCGCACCGCGCATCCGGCGGCGCCCCCAAGTTCATCCGCAAG CTTGTGGAGGGGATCGAGGACACCGTGGGTGTCGGCAAAGGCACCACCAAGATATATGCCACCATTGATCTAGAGAAAGCCCGGGTTGGGCGTACCCGGATGATCTCCAACGAGCCCGTCAATCCTCGCTGGTACGAGTCGTTCCACATCTACTgcgcccacctcgccgccgatgTCATCTTCACCGTCAAGATCGACAACCCCATTGGGGCGTCGCTCATTGGGAGGGCTTACCTGCCTGTCCGGGACCTCCTGAATGAGGGGGAAATCGATAAATCTCTTGAAATCTGTGATGAGAACCGTGAGCCTATTGGTGACAGCAAGATCCATGTCAAGCTTCAGTACTTTGATGTTGCCAATGACCGCAACTGGGCAAGAGGTGTCCGGAGCACCAAGTATCCTGGTGTTCCTTACACCTTTTTCTCACAGAGACAGGGATGTAAGGTTACTTTATACCAAGATGCTCATGTCCCAGACAACTTTATTCCCAAGATCCCGCTTGCTGATGGCAAGAACTATGAGCCACACAGATGCTGGGAGGATATCTTTGATGCCATAAGCAATGCTCAACACTTGATTTACATCACCGGCTGGTCTGTGTACACCGAGATCACCTTGGTTAGGGACACCAACAGGCCGAAACCTGGAGGCGATGTTACTCTTGGGGAGTTGCTCAAGAGGAAGGCTAGTGAAGGTGTCCGGGTCCTCATGCTAGTGTGGGATGATAGGACTTCAGTTGGCTTGCTGAAGAGAGATGGCTTGATGGCCACCCATGATGAGGAGACTGCAAATTACTTCCAAGGCTCGGATGTCAACTGTGTTCTGTGCCCTCGCAACCCTGATGACTCTGGCAGCTTTGTTCAGGATCTGCAGATATCAACTATGTTCACACACCATCAGAAGATAGTAGTCGTCGACCATGAGATGCCAAACCAGGGCTCCCAGCAAAGGAGGATAGTCAGCTTCGTTGGTGGTATTGACCTCTGTGATGGAAGATATGATACACAGTATCACTCCTTATTTAGGACACTTGATACTGCCCATCATGATGATTTCCACCAGCCTAACTTTGGGACTGCGTCAATCAAGAAAGGTGGTCCAAGAGAGCCATGGCATGATATTCATTCACGGCTGGAAGGGCCAATTGCTTGGGATGTCCTTTACAACTTTGAGCAGAGGTGGAGGAGGCAGGGTGGTAAGGACCTCCTTGTTCGTCTCAGGGATCTTTCTGACATTATTATTCCCCCTTCTCCTGTGATGTTCCCAGAGGACAGAGAAACATGGAATGTCCAGCTCTTCAGATCCATCGATGGTGGTGCGGCTTTTGGCTTCCCCGAGACTCCTGAGGAAGCTGCTAGAGCTGGGCTTGTGAGTGGAAAGGATCAAATCATCGACAGGAGTATCCAGGATGCATACATACATGCCATTCGGAGGGCAAAGAACTTCATCTACATTGAGAACCAGTACTTCCTTGGAAGTTCATATGGCTGGAAGCCTGAGGGCATCAAGCCGGAAGATATTGGTGCTCTTCACTTGATTCCGAAGGAGCTTTCATTGAAGATTGTTAGCAAGATTGAAGCTGGGGAACGATTTATTGTTTATGTTGTGGTGCCAATGTGGCCTGAGGGTGTCCCAGAGAGTGGTTCTGTTCAGGCAATCCTTGACTGGCAAAGGAGAACAATGGAGATGATGTACACTGACATCACACAAGCTCTCCAGGCCAAGGGAATTGTTGCAAACCCCAAGGATTACCTCACCTTCTTCTGCCTAGGTAACCGAGAGGTGAAGCAGGAGGGGGAGTATGAACCTGAGGAACAACCAGAACCTGACACTGATTACAGCCGGGCTCAGGAGGCCAGGAGGTTCATGATCTACGTTCACACCAAAATGATGATAG TTGACGATGAGTACATCATCATCGGTTCCGCCAACATCAACCAGAGGTCCATGGATGGTGCCAGGGACTCTGAGATTGCCATGGGTGCATACCAGCCGTACCACCTGGCAACCAGGCAGCCTGCCCGTGGCCAGATCCATGGCTTCCGGATGGCGCTGTGGTACGAGCACCTGGGCATGCTGGACGATGTGTTCCAGCGCCCGGAGAGCATGGAGTGCGTGCAGAAGGTGAACAAGATCGCTGAGAAGTACTGGGATATGTACTCGAGCGATGACCTGGAGCAGGACCTCCCGGGCCACCTCCTCAGCTACCCCATTGGCATTGACTCTGAAGGCAACGTCACCCCGATGCCAGGGATGGAGTTCTTCCCCGACACCCGTGCCCGTGTCCTCGGCACCAAGTCGGATTACCTCCCACCCATCCTCACCACATAG
- the LOC120705849 gene encoding uncharacterized protein LOC120705849 isoform X2, with amino-acid sequence MATTRGGGGSASRVGDGDVDLGEGWNWGAIPRLISSACLFLFSGGCFGCCDKAVKQLGELSRNLITHDQIPIGETFWSTTTIEVEPADLRGISPVNASNWAFDQHGTGSSHNLPELGNNGLVLWEQTRQEWTEIRSLRPKVKQVREPVLSWNAAYESLLGSNKPFPQPIPLHEMVDFLVDIWEQEGLYD; translated from the exons ATGGCGaccacgcgcggcggcggcggatcggcgTCGAGGGTGGGCGACGGGGACGTCGACCTGGGCGAGGGCTGGAACTGGGGCGCCATCCCCCGGCTCATCTCCTCCGCCTGCCTCTTCCTCTTTTCCGG AGGCTGTTTTGGATGCTGTGATAAGGCTGTAAAGCAACTGGGTGAACTGTCCAGGAACTTGATTACACATGACCAAATTCCCATTGGAGAGACATTTTGGAGTACAACCACCATCGAGGTCGAACCAGCAGATCTCAGGGGTATTTCTCCAGTCAATGCATCCAACTGGGCCTTTGATCAGCATGGAACTGGAAGCAGCCATAACCTTCCTGAACTTGGTAATAATG GACTCGTTCTTTGGGAACAGACCAGGCAGGAATGGACTGAAATTAGAAGTCTACGACCGAAGGTGAAGCAGGTTCGCGAACCAGTATTGAG TTGGAATGCAGCATATGAGAGTCTGCTTGGATCAAATAAGCCATTTCCGCAACCAATTCCTCTTCAC GAGATGGTCGATTTTCTTGTGGACATCTGGGAGCAAGAGGGGCTGTATGACTAG
- the LOC120705849 gene encoding uncharacterized protein LOC120705849 isoform X3: MFHPLVEVSRGCFGCCDKAVKQLGELSRNLITHDQIPIGETFWSTTTIEVEPADLRGISPVNASNWAFDQHGTGSSHNLPELGNNGLVLWEQTRQEWTEIRSLRPKVKQVREPVLSWNAAYESLLGSNKPFPQPIPLHEMVDFLVDIWEQEGLYD; the protein is encoded by the exons ATGTTTCACCCACTAGTGGAAGTG AGCAGAGGCTGTTTTGGATGCTGTGATAAGGCTGTAAAGCAACTGGGTGAACTGTCCAGGAACTTGATTACACATGACCAAATTCCCATTGGAGAGACATTTTGGAGTACAACCACCATCGAGGTCGAACCAGCAGATCTCAGGGGTATTTCTCCAGTCAATGCATCCAACTGGGCCTTTGATCAGCATGGAACTGGAAGCAGCCATAACCTTCCTGAACTTGGTAATAATG GACTCGTTCTTTGGGAACAGACCAGGCAGGAATGGACTGAAATTAGAAGTCTACGACCGAAGGTGAAGCAGGTTCGCGAACCAGTATTGAG TTGGAATGCAGCATATGAGAGTCTGCTTGGATCAAATAAGCCATTTCCGCAACCAATTCCTCTTCAC GAGATGGTCGATTTTCTTGTGGACATCTGGGAGCAAGAGGGGCTGTATGACTAG
- the LOC120705849 gene encoding uncharacterized protein LOC120705849 isoform X1 — MFHPLVEVVGYLYLVCLCLQSVSLPYFSTFVFLIANCLPVQTPSKQSRGCFGCCDKAVKQLGELSRNLITHDQIPIGETFWSTTTIEVEPADLRGISPVNASNWAFDQHGTGSSHNLPELGNNGLVLWEQTRQEWTEIRSLRPKVKQVREPVLSWNAAYESLLGSNKPFPQPIPLHEMVDFLVDIWEQEGLYD, encoded by the exons ATGTTTCACCCACTAGTGGAAGTGGTGGGTTACCTTTACCTTGTCTGCCTCTGCTTGCAATCTGTTTCTCTTCCATACTTTAGCacctttgtttttttaattgCTAATTGTCTACCTGTCCAAACTCCTTCCAAACAGAGCAGAGGCTGTTTTGGATGCTGTGATAAGGCTGTAAAGCAACTGGGTGAACTGTCCAGGAACTTGATTACACATGACCAAATTCCCATTGGAGAGACATTTTGGAGTACAACCACCATCGAGGTCGAACCAGCAGATCTCAGGGGTATTTCTCCAGTCAATGCATCCAACTGGGCCTTTGATCAGCATGGAACTGGAAGCAGCCATAACCTTCCTGAACTTGGTAATAATG GACTCGTTCTTTGGGAACAGACCAGGCAGGAATGGACTGAAATTAGAAGTCTACGACCGAAGGTGAAGCAGGTTCGCGAACCAGTATTGAG TTGGAATGCAGCATATGAGAGTCTGCTTGGATCAAATAAGCCATTTCCGCAACCAATTCCTCTTCAC GAGATGGTCGATTTTCTTGTGGACATCTGGGAGCAAGAGGGGCTGTATGACTAG